TTCTACTAATacttaataaattattatttataataacattGAATTATAATCATTACTATGATCATCGCTATCATCACCAATaacaattacaataataatcatcaatGAAAAAGATATATTTAGTCGTGGTGCACACCTCCACCGTCCACTGGTGGTGAAGCCTTATTGGGTCACCGTCAGTGGGGACATTCAGACAGGACCAACTGGGTTactgttatattttgttttgaatcaGTATTTTACCAAATTCCCGTCTCTTTCTACGTAACTGTCACTATTCATTAAATGAGTCTCTGGTAGTGACTCACCGTCAAAATCCAGCATGGTCCCGTCTCCAAACACAATGTGTCCACATGCAGCGACAGCACAGTAGTAGGTCCCAGCATGAGAACGGTTCAGTCTCTCCATTGACAAGTTGTAgacacaggtgtgtgtctgtgtgtcgggtTTCCTCTCACACTGATCGTTCCTGTCTCCGTGGGTGTAAATGAGTCCTGGCTGAGGTTCTTCAGAGTTCTTGTACCAGTAAACACTGTGTTCTCCATCACAGGTCCCAGTGTGAACTGTACAGCTGAGAGTCACAGAGCCTCCTGGCTGGATGCTCTCAGACTGATGCACCAGAGCCTGGATGTTAGACCCTGAACCTTTCACACTGACAGTGACGCCCTCCATAAACTCAAACACATATCTATTATCCTTTGAACAGTAGTAAGTAGCTGAGTCTGAAAGCTGCAGATCTGAGATATTTAGGTGACTCACAACATCATTAGTTTCCACAGTGAAGCGTTGATTGTCCTTGAATTCATTCAGTAACGGAAAATCTTTAGAGAATTTGTACGTCATTGAGATAATTTGAGGTTTCTGTCCTGGTGTTTGTTTGAACCAATACATCCTATTGTCATCCCCCTCATAGAAACACTGGAAAGTCAAGTTGTCTCCAACATCAGCTGATATAAATCCACTGCCTTGATGAGACAAGATAAAATGATGCATCTGaactgaagagaaaaaggagaaaagctAAATAACTGTTAATGTTATGTAACAGAAATTAAATCGTAATCAGCATCAGGACtgactgaatatttaaaaaacacacaactcacccATTTTCCCCAAGAAGAAACATGTCAGGTAGAGAACGAACTTGGGAGATGTCATCATGTTGAAATCGTCGTGTTGAATGACAAACAGCCCGacactttctcctctcttcagagTAAAGACTTGTGTTGATTGGCCAGCAGGGCAAcactgatcacatgatcactGCTAACTTTGATCTGAatctttgttctttaaaaagagTCACAGGGGGACAGACATGTGAAGCAGTTAGAGTacataatactactactactacaattGTATTCAATTATTCATACAGCACCATTCAAAGCACAGTTACAAGTTAAAAGTGAAGAATTAagggaaaacaacagaaaatatttaaaagaaaacataatagCACAAATATAAGAATACAAATGTTACAGAtgaaaaaatagagaaaaatgaTATATagtcaaacataaataaataacaaacaattgaaaatatttataaaagttACAGGTGAAGTCAGACCCCAAGGACTAAGACAGCACATCTATAAAATGTATCTCTAAAGAGGATAAGGAGTTTGGAACAATCTTCCTCTGGAGATCCGTCTGACAAAGAGGGGGGGCTCTAACAGAAAAGACCTGGTCCCCTTTGGTGCTCCAGCCGGGAATGTGGAATGGTTATTAGGGCCTTTGCCGTGGACCTCAGGTTACAACAGGGACCACATGGTATCAAAAAGTCTGAAGTCAACAATAAAATCATAGAATCAATTCTAAAATTTACTCCTACTCTACAATTTAGGCAATGAAGAGAAGTGATGAAAagatcctggatcagccccttttgtccagatctgcaccTCAATTGAATGGGTTGTTTCTTGGCCCACGCCCTGTCCTTCTCCCAAGCAGCCAACCAGCcaagacaggggtgaaaacataacctccttagtggaggtaacAATTTAACATAAGAGTAACAGCAACACTTCTTGATGAGAGTATTGGTGATTCTCTTCTGTCAACTTCTGTTCATTTCATTGCTGTTCACTTGAAGTAGTCTGCTGGGGTGTAGTGAAGACACTGCAGAGACTTCCTGTTTGAAAGTGCTCATACAAAGAGAGCAGACGGTCTTTTGACCACACGGAGGCTAAATACAGATCCTCACATGTCAGGTACGAAATTGTTAAACAACTTGGGGTTAAGTTCAAGAAGTATATTCTATATTTAGTGGGAGTGGAGAATATGGCAACTGACAACATCACATCAATTcggctttttaaaaatctttaatttgttttgcatAGAGAAGCTTTACATTCAGCATGTATGGAAGTGTAAGATGTTCAGCTCTACTGCTTTACACTGGTGTACACGCATTCACTCCCGTCACCGTCTGTTTGTCTTCTTGCTCTGCTGAAGGACACTTACTATGGACACTACAGTATTAGTATAAACAGCCCATAGGTGCGACAACATCATTTCTGGTTTCCTGCACTGCACACTTTCACTGCTTTATGCCTGAGTACACACATTCAGCCTTTCTGTTGTCCCTCTGTCGTCTTGACCTGTTGGGGAAGTTAATATTCAAAGCAGCATAATGGAGGTCGTCTGCATCTCGGTAACCCTGGGTCCAAAACACACATAGAGACGAATTAGGATATTGGTCTgtatagaaaatgtaaacagtaAAAGGAAGTTTGAATGTCCATTAATGGATCATTGAGATAAGTGTCACCTCTGGATTTGTTGTGGGGGGAGCTGATGAtcttgctttttctttttgatataAATCACACAAAAGGTTCTGTTATTCAGAAGTTATATTTAGTgaatgtatttacatgtatgtatgtttatgaccagactttatatacagtctcaGGTCATAATGTGTATCAGCCTGTAACAAATGACCCCGCCCCTTTAGTAGATAACATTTTTGGTTTGTACACACAATGATGATAAGTCACACAAACCTTACGAAAGCAATGTGAGGTTGTGTTCACACCTCTGGCCACAAGTAAATTATAAAAAGGTGCTTGTATGTGACATGTGGTCACCATGTTTCCAACAGATAGCTGTGGTCTGTGAATGATGAAAGCTCGGCTTCATGAGAAAGCTCACGCTTCAGCAGGATGCACGTCGTCCACTGTTACCTGCACTACTTTGAATGCACAGACACAGTAGAAATGAGTCAtgcatacacaaataaaattaaacttgttttatttagatgATAGCAAGCTGAAGCTTTACATGTTTCACACGGAggtaaaaatctaatttacagGACTGTTCTGATGTCAGTAAAGACATAATGTGGTGattaaacacagagacaaatacaGAAGGTGTCCAGCTCTACTGCCTCACACTCaagtacacacattcactcCAGGTAtcatccctctgtcctctggatCTGTTCATCTGTATCTCCCTGTGAGCAATGTAGCAGGGGTCGTCTTCATTCTGCTCATCCTGTGCATGAGAAACAGTCAGTCATGTTGTTGGCCATGACAGACAATGTGCACAAGTGTTTgaacagtaacacaacagctCATCTTTACCTTTGCATTTATTTTGGAGGATGGAGCATGGGGATCTGAAAAGACAGAATGACTCTTTAATGTCATATAATGATCACTGGGATCATGAGGAACAGATAGTAGCATTTACCTGTAACCCTCATCATGCATATTGAGAAAGCCAGTAAAACACTCAGCAGGGTGGTGATTGCCGAGGTCGCACTCAAGAAAACCACCAGCCAGTCCACCTCACCTGCAGAGAGCCAGAGGACAGGAGACGTCACACACTTTTAACCTAAGGAGTAATGATCACTATTCATCACGTGAGACTCACCATCAAACTCCAGCTTGGTCCCGTCTGTGCAGCTGAGAGTCACAGAGCCTCCTGGCTGGATGCTCTCAGACTGATGCACCAGAGCCTGGATGTTCAACCCTGAACCTTTCACACTGACAGTGATGCTCTCCATAAATTGAAACATCATTGAAAAGCTATTAGCACAGTAGTAAGTAGCTGAGTCGGAACTACGCAGATCTCTTATCTTCAAATGAGTTCTGCCGATTTCAGTATCCAGTGCGAAGCGTGGGTCGTTCTTGAAATCGTCGTGAAAGGTTCCGCTTGTTTTGTACTTGTAAAAGGTCGAGATGAGCCTCGGCATCTGACCCAGAGTGTGTTTGTACCAGTAAAACCTTGCCACCACATCGTTGTCATATAAACATTGCAAAGATACACTTTCACCAGCATGAGCTGATATATAACCCGTCTGTTGACCAACAGATGAGGACAGATTGGTCATCTGAGCTGAAAGAACAGTagagaaaaagcaaacacaagaaattaaatatttcatgtatATTCCAGGCTGACATATAGACTTCAAAATGTTTCTCCATcctgaaataataatacaaaaatctCCCCTGGTGCAAAGATGAGGACAATTTTAGACAAATCACctgaaatgtaattttactaAAATTACTTCATAAGATAGAATTCATCAGTGAAAATATTAGAAGCAATGACATGAGAAGAGACAATATAATACAGTAAAAGATAGAAATACATCTCACCCATTTTTCCTGACAACAAACAcatcagataaaaaacaaactgtgcagGTCGGGTCATGTTCACAGTTTTGAGTCCTCGTAACCTTTTCACAGGCAAGACTGCATTTGCTTTGCTTACCAGAAATGAGCAGCCCAAACACAAAGGAAACGTGGTCACATGGGCACCTTAAGGTGTCaagggtcttttttttttttttaatcttgcaTGAGGGGAAGTGTACAAAGAACGTACGTGATGGCAATACAGCTTTAAAACTCATGAATATAAATAACCAGTAATGTTCTTCCATTCATTCACAGGAGTCTCAGGTGCTGGTCTCAATCACGGCAAAGACATTCATAGAATCTCTTCCTCTTaagcaagttgtcttcaaattaaaaacacaacagtcatTTTTTTGAGGCAATGCTCTATTTTtggctgaattacagagcttttattttgaaaagttgcaGTCAGTAAATCATTAAAACTTGGATACAAACCAtacatcagaatcagaagtatttattgccaagtaggtttacacctacctggaatttgccttggtatataggtgcatacaaggaacataaaacataaaaacacaataagtactacacacattaaaaaaaaaacaaatataaaataaaaagatatatataaaaaaaataaagtaaaaagtaaaatgcaaaatgcaaaacaggagtccaatgagaatgtgcaatgtaatgtgtgttaatgtaacacagacttgaggcgtgggggcgggataagagtccaagtcaggtgggggtACCGGGGCTTGTTGATAAGGCCAACTGCATccgggaagaagctggtcttgtggcgtgaggttttggtcctgatggaccgcagcctcctgccggagggaagtaccttgaagagtttgtgacccgggtgggaaggatcggccacaatcttacctgcacgCCTCAGGGTCCTAGAGGCAAACAGGTCCTGTAGAGATGGCAGattgcagccaatcaccttttcagcagaacggatgatacgctgcagtctgcctttgtcattggcagtggcagcagcgtaccagatggtgatggaggaggtgaggatggactcgatGATGCAGGTGTACAAGTGcaccatcattgtctttggcaggttgaacttcttcagctgccgcaggaagtacatcctcatgtgaacagtaatgaagtaaTTATATGAAAGACATGAAGTAGATACAATTTTTGGTTGGTACACAAAATGATAAGTCACACAAACCTTACTAAAGCAATGTGAGGTTGTGTTAACACCTCTGGCCTCAAGTAAATTATAAAAAGGTGCTTGTATGTGACATGTGGTCACCATGTTTCCAACAGATAGCTGTGGTCTGTGAATGATGAAAGCTCTGCTTCATGAGAAAGCTCACGCTTCAGCAGGATGCACGTCGTCCACTGTTACCTGCACTACTTTGAATGCACAGACACAGTAGAAATgagtcatgcacacacaaataaaattaaacttgttttatttagatgATAGCAAGCTGAAGTTTTACATGTTTCACACGGAGgtaaaaaactaatttacagGACTGTTCTGATGTCAGTAAAGACATAATGTGGTGATTAAATACAGAGACAAATACAGAAGGTGTCCAGCTCTACTGCCTCACACTCaagtacacacattcactcCAGGTAtcatccctctgtcctctggatCTGTTCATCTGTATCTCCCTGTGAGCAATGTAGCAGGGGTCGTCTTCATTCTGCTCATCCTGTGCATGAGAAACAGTCAGTCATGTTGTTGGCCATGACAGACAATGTGCACAAGTGTTTgaacagtaacacaacagctCATCTTTACCTTTGCATTTATTTTGGAGGATGGAGCATGGGGATCTGAAAAAgaattactttttaatgtcaTATAATGATCACTGGGATCATGAGGAACAGATAGTAGCATTTACCTGTAACCCTCATCATGCATATTGAGAAAGCCAGTAAAACACTCCAGCAGGGTGGTGATTGCCGAGGTCGCACTCAAGAAAACCACCAGCCAGTCCACCTCATCTGCAGAGAGCCAGAGGACAGGAGACGTCACACACTTTTAACCTAAGGAGTAATGATCACTATTCATCACGTGAGACTCACCATGAAACTCCAGCTTGGTCCCGTCTCCAAACACAATGTGTCCACATGCAGCGACAGCACAGTAGTAGGTCCCAGCATGAGAACGGTTCAGTCTCTCCATTGACAAGTTGTAgacacaggtgtgtgtctgtgtgtcgggtTTCCTCTCGCACTGATCGTTCCTGTCTCCGTGGGTGTAAATGAGTCCTGGCTGAGGTTCTTCAGAGTTCTTGATCCAGTAAACACTGTGTTCTCCATCACAGGTCCCAGTGTGAACTGTACAGCTGAGAGTCACAGAGCCTCCTGGCTGGAAGCTCTCAGACTGATGCACCAGAGCCTGGATGTTAGACCCTGAAATACATAGcaaaacaatgtattttatttccattaaaaaaactCAATTATACACAATATAAGcacatatgtaaatataatacaCAGGCAAAAGGAGACaagcagtgaaacaaaaaggaaacgACCTACTGACACCTCTGACCACTGTTGTACCTGCATGGCCTACACTGGAGCCAGTTCACATGTAGCAGTGAATCCACACGGCCAATCAGATccttaaaaacataattatcttAAAGGATTTAGGGTTAATAATTTCTGGCATCCGTTTGATGTAGGTTATGGaaatgttgtgccataatgcatcaaacgtgataccatgaaatggtgtgcctttcggcattcaataaatttggttatcaaaataaaatattaaatattaatattttattattaatattaaataataactttaattgatgaaagttacctcggggcaccacccttcaaaggaagggaaaagatagccaatttattgaataagtctcataaaagtactaactacaaatttggaactctgattaacaattaaattaataactataaccaaaattaccatatagatagttagctaagttgaaggatatggagttcttgacagtgtagaggttagcaaaattcacttatgcaacattaataaaaaaaacatttgtgaaaggaaaacatttattatgaatataataaagtttaaaaacacaaattactaacagtctaattgctaaacaaagataggtatgtgtgtatacatgtgtgtgtgtctgtgtgagtcagcgtgctttcaagatggtggctggccaaagagatcACACCCTTTTCCCCCCTATGTGCTCCCAAAATGGCtgctggccactttgaagataacacccttcccccacctattggaatgtttacgacctgtagagataatgaggtgaagggatatgcatgtgtctgtgccaaattagacaaagttactagattggatgcaacgaaagactgtgcagagcataacagactaacattactttctcaataacttgtacccaaaatatcacaacaccacaaatcaaacttataaacatcacacagaatcaaataaacagtcttgcttagcctagtataattattaagcccagttgtgttacccgtccgtagaaagggggaaaagggagttgctgtgcagttcgaagttctgtgaagtcttCTGGCTggttgtggctcctgccttagtgattctgttgagctgtgtagctcagttgctggttgaagttttcctgcaggacatcgcatcgctgctaggacgttggtagagcttggagggcgaggaggtttccttggtgagatgagctggaagctgcacctttcaggcttttgactgaacatgtgatACAGAAGTGTTGTCTCACAAAAAAACAGGTCCCAACAGAAATGTGTTGGAGGCTAAAACCTGGAACGCTAACTCCTAGACCACATGGGATCATAGATGATGCTTCCAGGAAACAGCGAAACCTATATCAATGAATTAATTTCAGACTTTGCTGTCCCAGCACTTATTATAGGGACGAGtcatgaaaataaagaagaatgTATCATCTGTTCAAACCATCTACCAATGTAGCCAATGATAGATGTCTATGacaaacacaagacaacaaTCGACtatacgtgtgtgtctgtgaacatgTGTAACGGAGCGGGAGtgagaagctgtgtgtgtgtgtgtgtgtgagtgtgagtgtgtgtgtgtgagtgtgtgtgagagagaaacttAAGAGCATCAAGCGGGAGACCTAAGTATACAAATGTTACGgccacaaaaacataaatttaaatttggttcAGTCCAGTGGCCgcataatgaataataataaagaggACGACAGGCCAGATTCAACAAAGAATTTATTCACAAAACcaaattttaaacaaattaatatgAGAGAGTGTGGAGGCctgacaaaaaataaacagaaaatatggGAAGATCTGGACCAACCATGCAATGGGCCGTCAAATCAAAATACTCCCCTTGTGTCTATAGACCAGTATCTaaataaactacaaaacaaagagaggactactactactactaaaaatgtaaaatgaatgttCAAGTGTTGGATGTGTTCTGCAacatgtctccatgacttcagaggacgtTACAGTGACTTGTCTATAACTCCAACCTTTACCCTGACCTAAACCAAAGCTTAAAACATACGAGTAATACCCTTCATTCGACTTTCATTACATGAAGTTTAATCATCGTTTTCCATATGTCATCGTCAAAGTGTCATTCCATCAAAGACCAACAGCAACTGTTCAAACAttaaccccccccacacaaacacacacattgtctaaCCATAAAAGTGTGATTACATCAtgagttgttttttatcattaatcACACAAAAAAGCCACATTTATATTTggaaaaaggataaaaaagCATTACAGACAAGAATCATGCTCCACCTCTAAAGAAAGACTGAGAAATCCCTCATCTCAAACATAGACCGttctaaaaaacacaattctacAGTTTAACACTTGAGTACAAACATTGATCGTTTGTGTTGTCCCTCTGTCGTCTTGGTCTGCTGGCCACGTTCACATTTAACGCAGCGTAATGGAGGTCATCTGCATGTTGGTTGCCCtagaaacaacaaaataaacacatcaagATGGCTCCCgataaaaaaaacgtatttattGTCGAATGTAAATTCCACAGTTAAAAAGATTGTATTTACCTCTGTATTTGTTGTGGAGGGAGATGATGGTTGTGTACGAGACTCTGGTTATGaaacacatacaaagacaaagacttAGTCACTCTTGTGTTCACATATGTCCTGTTAGGTGCCTTTACCTCTTAACCTGGTTTTACTTCTTAACTAGTCTTGTGTTGTACGTGTTGAATTGAGGTGTTTGCGTCTCCTAATCTATTTTTAACACTTGGTTTAACTTAAATTCATGAATCATGGATTCATTTGTCATATATTTTAAGGTGTCCTTATCTAGAAAGGTTCCGTGAAATAaaacgtattattattattttgctaaAAAGCCAAATTGAGTGAACACAAGCTAGAGATGAGTGGTTACCTGAACATCTCCAGCATCTTCTCTTGTTTATCTTGTACAGTAACACAGCCAGCAAAAGGCTGATGGTGAATCCCAAAGCTCCACTCAGGAAATACACCAGCCAGTTCACTTCATCTGCAACAGGAGAAGTTCTACTAATTCTGTCTTTAAAATTTTCATTTAACTTTGCAAGACAAGAGACAAGACattgacagaacaaaacaaagaggacaAGAACAGTGAATACAGGACAGTTAACAGAACGGAATGacaacgctgtgtgtgtgtgtgtgtgtgtgtgtgtgtattttctatattaaaagaaaaatattattaataattataacaatactaataatcttataataatattaatcagACCACTTTTAAAATAATCGTATTGTTAAAAATTCTCAccaatacaataataattattgtaataACAATATAATCTTGGAGAAAAAATAGTTAGTTCTACTAATACTTAATGAAtcattatttataataacaCTAAATTATAATCATTACTATGATCATCGCTATCATCACCAATaacaatgacaataataatcatcaataaaaaatatatatttagtcgTGGAGCACACCTCCATCATCCACTGGTGGTGAAGCCTTATTGGGTCACCGTCAGTGGGGACATTCAGACAGGACCAACTGGGTTActgtttcatttttgttgttataCAGTATTTTACCAAATGTTTGGTCCCATCTCTTTCTACGTAACTGTCACTATTCATTAAATGAGTCTCTGGTAGTGACTCACCGTCAAACTCCAGCTTGGTCCCGTCTCCAAACACAATGTGTCCACATGCAGCGACAGCACAGTAGTAGGTCCCAGCATGAGAACGGTTCAGTCTCTCCATTGACAAGTTATAgacacaggtgtgtgtctgattgTCGGGTTTCCTCTCACACTGATCGTTCCTGTCTCCGTGGGTGTAAATGAGTCCTGGCTGAGGTTCTTCAGAGTTCTTGAACCAGTAAACACTGTGTTCTCCATCACAGGTCCCAGTGTGAACTGTACAGCTGAGAGTCACAGAGCCTCCTGGCTGGATGCTCTCAGACTGATGCACCAGAGCCTGGATGTTAGACCCTGAACCTTTCACACTGACAGTGACGCCCTCCATAAACTCAAACACATAGAAATTATCCTTTAAACAGTAGTAAGTAGCTGAGTCTGAAAGCTGCAGATCTGAGATATTTAGTTGACTCACAACATCATTAGTTTCCACAGTGAAGCGTTGATTGTCCTTGAATTCATTCAGTAACGGAAGACTTTTAGTGGATCCGTACGTCCTTGAGATAATTCGAGGTTTCTGTcctggtgtttgtttgtaccAATACATCCTATCTTCCCTCTCCTCATATGAACACTGCAAAGTCAAGTTGTCTCCAACATCAGCAGATATAAATCCACTTTCTTGATGAGACAAGATAAAATGATGCATCTGaactgaagagaaaaaggagaaaagcaaaATAACTGTTAATGTTATGTGACAGAAATTAAATCGTAATCAGCGTCAGGACTgagtgaatatttaaaaaacacacaactcacccATTTTCCCCAAGAAGAAACATGTCAGGTAGAGAACGAACTTGGGAGATGTCATCATGTTGAAATCGTCGTGTTGAATGACAAACAGCCCGacactttctcctctcttcagagTAAAGACTTGTGTTGATTGGCCAGCAGGGCAAcactgatcacatgatcactGCTACCTTTGATCTGAatctttgttctttaaaaagagTCACAGGATGAGAGACATCTGAAGCAGTTAGAGTacataatactactactactacaattGTATTCAGttattcatatagcacctttcaaagcACAGTTACAAGGTTACAAGTTAAAGGTGAAGAATTAAGggaaaacaatagaaaatatttaaaagaaaacataatagCACAAATATAAGAATACAAATGTTACAGATGAAAAAATAGAGTAAAATGATATATAGTCAAAcgtaaataaataacaaacaattgGAAAGATCGGAGAGAGATtagaaaatatttataaaagttACAGGTGAAGTCAGACCCCAAGGACTAAGACAGcacatgtataaaatgtatCTCTAAAGAGGATAAGGAGTTTGGAACAATCTTCCTATGGAGATCCATCTGACAAAGAGGGGGGGCTCTAACAGAGAAGACCTGGTCCCCTTTGGTGCTCCAGCCGGGAATGT
The genomic region above belongs to Hippoglossus hippoglossus isolate fHipHip1 chromosome 18, fHipHip1.pri, whole genome shotgun sequence and contains:
- the LOC117779320 gene encoding uncharacterized protein LOC117779320 → MMTSPKFVLYLTCFFLGKMVQMHHFILSHQGSGFISADVGDNLTFQCFYEGDDNRMYWFKQTPGQKPQIISMTYKFSKDFPLLNEFKDNQRFTVETNDVVSHLNISDLQLSDSATYYCSKDNRYVFEFMEGVTVSVKGSGSNIQALVHQSESIQPGGSVTLSCTVHTGTCDGEHSVYWYKNSEEPQPGLIYTHGDRNDQCERKPDTQTHTCVYNLSMERLNRSHAGTYYCAVAACGHIVFGDGTMLDFDGEVNWLVYFLSGALGFTISLLLAVLLYKINKRRCWRCSESRTQPSSPSTTNAEGNQHADDLHYAAVNVNVASRSRRQRDNTNDECLYSSVKL